AAAGGCGTCGGCCTCAATGGCGATGCGAATCAAACCAGCCTCATCCTTCTCGATATCAAAAAGAGAGATGGTCTTGAAGTAGCTCTCGGCCTTCCAACCGCTATTTGCGGTGAAAGAGACAAAATTGTGCCTGCCAACAAAGAGTTTGGCGACCGCCTTCATGGCCTCAAAGTTTAAGGGGCGGGTCTCAAAATGGACCCTTTCGGCTAAAAATATGTCGCCGTGATCGCGGTTTAAGATGAGATACTCATACCTTCTTTTTACCGCATCGCGCCGGGCATCAAAATCCAGAGAGACCTCTTCGGCCTCGCGGGCGACTATATCTTTGGGCAAAATGGCATTTAGCGACCATTTGAGCCTTCGAAGCTCTATGTCCGAGGCGATCTTAAAATTAATCACTTGTCCCGTGGCGTGGACCCCGGCATCGGTGCGGCCGGCTCCAATCACCTTTACCTTCTCACAAGTTAAGGTCTTTAGGGCCTTTTCCAGCTCGGCTTGAACGCTTGGCCTGTCCGGCTGGACTTGAAACCCAGAGTAGCCCTTTCCATTGTAGGCGATGGTGAGCTTGATATTTCGCATCCTTTTTAAGACCTTCCGAGCATCGTGATGAGACCGAGTAGAATAATCAGAGCGAGCCCAAAAAACCAATCGCTCTGTTTCATCCTCATGGGCTTCATGCGCGTCCTGCCCTCGCCGCCCCGATAGCAACGGGCCTCCATGGCCATAGCCAGCTCATCAGCCTGCTTGAAGACCCCAATAAAGAGCGGGACCAAGAGCGATATCAGATTCTTAAGCCTCTTCACAAAGCCTCCCGACTGAAAATCGGCCCCCCGGCTGACTTGAGCCTTCATTATCCTTTCGGTCTCGATGATGAGGGTCGGGATGAAGCGTATGGCTATCGTCATCATCATGGCGAGCTCATGGACGGGGACTTTAAGACCCTTCAAAAAGGAGAAGAGCGACTCCAGGCCGTCTGTCAATTCTATCGGGCTGGTGGTGAAGGTCAATATGAAGGCCGAAACGATGAGCAGGATGAAGCGGGCCGATAGGATGAGCCCGCTATTAAAACCTGCCTCACTTATGGTAAGCGGCCCGAGGCGGGCCATTGCCTCGCCTGGGGTAAAAAAGAAGTGGACGATGAGGGTGAAGAGGATTATGTACGAGACCGGCCTCAAGCCCCGGATCACCCACTTAAAGGGGACCCTTGAGATGGTCAAGGCGAGTAGGATGAGAGCGAGCATGGCTAGAAGGGCAAGGTGGCTTGAGATGGCGAAGAGCGAGGTCATCAGGACGAATAGAAGGACGATCTTGAGCCTGGGATCGGCCTGGTGGAGCGGTGATTCGCCCGGATAGTATCTACCTATCATGATGGTGGAGAGGGTCCTCACAAGAGTCTCCCTTCAACTTGGGCGACTATGGCTCGAGCCAGCTCGCCACGCTCAAAGAGGTCTGCCCCTATCTTAAGCCCCCGCTTGGCAAGCTCTTTCGCCATCTCAATGGTTCCGGGAAGCTCCAATCCTATTTCGATAATAACCTCGGCCTTTTCGAAAACCTCGGCCGGACTACCCGCTAGAGCCACTTCTCCTCGATTTAAGATGATTATCCTTTCGCTCACCCTGGCCGCCTCATCCATGTCGTGGGTGACAAAGATGATGGTAATGCCAAAGCTCTCATTCAGCTCCTTCAAAAGGTTAAGGAGTTGGCGTTTTCCGAAAGGATCAAGGCCCGAGGTCGGCTCATCCAAGACCAGACACTTGGGCTCCATGGCAAGGACCCCGGCGATGGCAACCCGCCTCATCTCGCCACCGCTAAGGGCGAAGGGAGAG
The DNA window shown above is from Actinomycetota bacterium and carries:
- a CDS encoding ATP-binding cassette domain-containing protein codes for the protein MFIELKEVTFSYEDNPALKEPVLKRVSFSIWPGEFVSIIGPTASGKSTLLQHLNGLLEPTEGDILIGGKLLGREISAPEARRLVGLVFQSPENQLFEETVFDDVAFALRNRGLEHEKIEEGVKRALSQVGLDYDSFKDRSPFALSGGEMRRVAIAGVLAMEPKCLVLDEPTSGLDPFGKRQLLNLLKELNESFGITIIFVTHDMDEAARVSERIIILNRGEVALAGSPAEVFEKAEVIIEIGLELPGTIEMAKELAKRGLKIGADLFERGELARAIVAQVEGRLL
- a CDS encoding energy-coupling factor transporter transmembrane component T → MRTLSTIMIGRYYPGESPLHQADPRLKIVLLFVLMTSLFAISSHLALLAMLALILLALTISRVPFKWVIRGLRPVSYIILFTLIVHFFFTPGEAMARLGPLTISEAGFNSGLILSARFILLIVSAFILTFTTSPIELTDGLESLFSFLKGLKVPVHELAMMMTIAIRFIPTLIIETERIMKAQVSRGADFQSGGFVKRLKNLISLLVPLFIGVFKQADELAMAMEARCYRGGEGRTRMKPMRMKQSDWFFGLALIILLGLITMLGRS
- the truA gene encoding tRNA pseudouridine(38-40) synthase TruA, encoding MRNIKLTIAYNGKGYSGFQVQPDRPSVQAELEKALKTLTCEKVKVIGAGRTDAGVHATGQVINFKIASDIELRRLKWSLNAILPKDIVAREAEEVSLDFDARRDAVKRRYEYLILNRDHGDIFLAERVHFETRPLNFEAMKAVAKLFVGRHNFVSFTANSGWKAESYFKTISLFDIEKDEAGLIRIAIEADAFLHHMVRFIAGALIQLGLGVINQKAVEDMLEGRAKATFLSPAKGLTLVQVSYD